GAGATGGGTCTCGACCGAGCGCGCAACATTGCCGAAGGTCGGATTCAAGCCGATGTTCGCGACGCCATCGCGCCGGACGCCCCGGTGGACGGCGCGCACCGCGTACACGCCGTCCGGCGGCAGCACGAGATGCTGCACGCGCAAGTTGGCGGTCGGAATGCCAAGCCGGGCGCCGCGATGAAACCCGTGGATCACCGGACCCTCGACGGCGTGCGGCCGCCCGAGCGCACGCTCCACCGCCGGGAGGTCACCGCCGATGAGCCATTCGCGAATGTTCGCCGCCGTCAGCGGCAAGGCGCCGTTCAGCGCCAGCTCTACCCGCTCGACGTCCACGCCTGGCCCCGTCAGCTCGCCGCCGGTAACCAGCGCCGCCGCACCGAGACGCGCCGCCACGGCCGCGTCGTCAGCCGGGTCGTCCCGGCCGAGCAGCACCCCCCAGTCGACCCCCCACTCGCGCAGCAGTGCTACTCGTTGCCGCAGGGTGGTCAACGCCCGGCCGCGCTCGGGCGCATAGCGGAGGGCCACCACCGCTTCGGCGCGACGCGCGCGGGCCAGCGCGGCGAGGCGGCCGAGCACCCGCTGGTGGCCGCGGTGCACTCCATCGAAACGCCCGACGGCGACCACTCGCGGCCGAGTGACCGGCTCTGTGCGCGCCAGATGACGAACCAGCAGCATGGAGCGCAGGGCGCCGCGCGGGCGCGTCAGTCGGCGAGGGACTGGAGCTGCTGCCGCCCGATCTGCGCTTCCTCCGAGCTCGGGTGGTCGCTGATGAGTTTCTGCAGCACCAGCTTGGCGTCGATCTTGTCCCCCGAGGTCGAGAAGGCACTCGCCAGGGCCAGCAGCGCTCCGGGCACCTGGTCCCCCTGCGGAAACTTGAGCAGCACCTCGTTGAACTCGATGATCGAGCGATTGTAGTCGCCCTGCGCGTAGTACGCCTCGCCGATCCAGTACTGGGCGTTGTCGGCCAGCGGCGATTTCGGGTTGCCGCGCAGGAAATCCCGGAAACCGTTGATCGCCTGCTCGTGCTGGTTGTCGCGATAGAGCTGCAGCGCCCGCTGGTACGACAGCGGTGCGCTGCTCGCCGTCTGCGCGTCGCGACGCATCGCGATCTGCGCCGCGTCGCTGCCGGCAACGCGGGCGATCGGCGTCGCTGTCGGGCTGGCCTCCGCCCCGGCGCCCGGAGTCGACGTAGGCTCGGCGGTCCGCGACGCCTCGATGTCGGCGAGACGCCGCTCCAGCTCCTTGACCCGATCCTGTGCCGCGCGCGTCTTCGAATCCGACTGCGACGAGCGCATGGTGTCGACACGGCGCGAGAGCGCGTCGACCGACACCTGCAGATCCGCCAGCGACGCTCGCATCTCCTGCTGATCGCGGCGCACGCGCTCGAAGTCAGCGCGGGTGACGCAGCCGGCGACCGTCAGCGACGCGAGACAGGCAATCGCGGTCAGTTGCCGACGGGCACGAGATGGGCGCGCCGGTTCCGGCTCCAGCACGACTCGGTTTCCTCCTGGCACAGCGGCAACTCCTCGCCGTAACTGATCGTGGTCAGGCGGTCGCGGCCAATCCCGAGAGCGATGAGATAGCTCTTCGCCGCGGCGGCCCGTTTGGCTCCCAGCGCGAGATTGTACTCCACGGTGCCACGGTTGTCACAGTGCCCTTCGATCTCGACCCGCACCTCGGGGTGATCCTTGAGCCACTCGGCATCTTCCTGCAGGGTCTGCCGCGCCGATTCGTCGAGCTCGAACGAGTCGTAGTTGAAATGGATGTCGTGCAGGGGGCCGGAATCGCTGCCAGCGCCGCCGGCGCCGTACTTGCCCTGCTGCGCCAGCGCCAGGCTACCGCCCGGCGCGCCACCAGCACCGAGCGATTCCTCGCCGTAGCCTGCCTCACCTTCCTGCCCCTCGAGGCCCGCGCTGCCCTTCTTTTTGGACGAGCACCCAAGCGAGACGA
The genomic region above belongs to bacterium and contains:
- the ybgF gene encoding tol-pal system protein YbgF, whose protein sequence is MLEPEPARPSRARRQLTAIACLASLTVAGCVTRADFERVRRDQQEMRASLADLQVSVDALSRRVDTMRSSQSDSKTRAAQDRVKELERRLADIEASRTAEPTSTPGAGAEASPTATPIARVAGSDAAQIAMRRDAQTASSAPLSYQRALQLYRDNQHEQAINGFRDFLRGNPKSPLADNAQYWIGEAYYAQGDYNRSIIEFNEVLLKFPQGDQVPGALLALASAFSTSGDKIDAKLVLQKLISDHPSSEEAQIGRQQLQSLAD
- the pal gene encoding peptidoglycan-associated lipoprotein Pal; its protein translation is MNRSFVGLAVVLAMLVSLGCSSKKKGSAGLEGQEGEAGYGEESLGAGGAPGGSLALAQQGKYGAGGAGSDSGPLHDIHFNYDSFELDESARQTLQEDAEWLKDHPEVRVEIEGHCDNRGTVEYNLALGAKRAAAAKSYLIALGIGRDRLTTISYGEELPLCQEETESCWSRNRRAHLVPVGN
- a CDS encoding adenylyltransferase/cytidyltransferase family protein, with product MLLVRHLARTEPVTRPRVVAVGRFDGVHRGHQRVLGRLAALARARRAEAVVALRYAPERGRALTTLRQRVALLREWGVDWGVLLGRDDPADDAAVAARLGAAALVTGGELTGPGVDVERVELALNGALPLTAANIREWLIGGDLPAVERALGRPHAVEGPVIHGFHRGARLGIPTANLRVQHLVLPPDGVYAVRAVHRGVRRDGVANIGLNPTFGNVARSVETHLFEFSGDLYGERLEVSFVARLRGEQKFAGIEALVAQIRADMAAARDLLATHGNGH